From a single Triplophysa rosa linkage group LG1, Trosa_1v2, whole genome shotgun sequence genomic region:
- the myom1b gene encoding myomesin-1 isoform X5 — MHTPEFVIKPRSHTVWEKQCVRLHCTITGWPEPRVVWYKNNVSIDPMAHPGKYKLESSYNVHSLEINRCDFDDTAQYRVSAMNSKGENAAYASVVVKRFKGELDEYLPTPRQQSRRFGCEVPCLEYGVTFETHIVEKFGVAFGREGETLSFGCNVIIYPSLQRFQPEIEWYRDDKLLVPSKWMQTHWSGDRATLTLTHLNKEDEGLYTLRVITKSGFETHSAYVFVRDCDGEVAGAPGAPLDVQCQEANKDYVIVTWKQPAVDGGSPILGYFVDRCEVGTTHWAQCNDTPVKFARFPVTGLVEGRSYTFRVRAVNKAGMSHPSRVSEPVAAMDPADRARKGTSAPWTGQIIVTEEEPVEGVVPGRPCDLSVIEATKNYVVLSWKPPGEKGHEGVMYYVEKCVSGTDSWQRVNTEIPVKSPRFALFDLAEGKSYCFRVRCCNSAGVGEPSEPTEATTVGDKLDIPSAPGRVVPTRNTDTSVVVSWEASRDAKELVGYYIETSVAGSNAWEPCNNKPVKGTRFICHGLTTGETYVFRVRAVNAAGISDFSQESEAIEVKAAIGGGIPHGVCLESVGIGVALTQHSSCGVGRHVASHSSAGAPLTRLANGIERAEGGGQVGHPPTLNEGKQCKRGNVGPPEPTNKQEPEIAKPAENCSAESCTPDCIETEPETGSADNRKCSLNSSVEPEKAEEHGRGRRGSASPAPPYGITVLESVRDSMVLAWKQPTFIGGADITGYFIDYREVIGGVPGKWHEANIKSISERAYRVSDLKENMLYQFQVRAANMAGVGIPSQPSEVFRCEEWTIAVPGPPHDLQIQEVRKDALVLLWKPPVYQGRDAVNGYYVDIKETDADFEMWRGVNEKATDKKYMKIKDLKEGESYVFRVRAQNKAGVGKASETTEPVKAVTKPGTSEIVVEVDDDGVISLNFQCSELTPDSKFIWSKNYEEMSDSDRMTLETKGNKSKAIFKTPSEEDLGIYSCVVTHTDGVSASYTITEEGLKDLLKISHEHKFPIIPLKSELAVELLEKGRVRFWLHAEKMSANGKVEYVFNDNMISQGEKYKMNFDKNTGIIEMFMETLSKDDEGTFTFQLQDGKATNQSSLVLIGDVFKQLQKESEFQRKEWHRKQGPHFVEYLSYEVTPECCVRLKCKVGNMKKDSVALWYKDGREIKVNEKLDFSEGVLTLEIAQISKKDAGVYEVVVKDDRGKDTSTLNLTDQGFKDLMNQVFSVIANSSTPLKIQSTEEGIRLYTFVSYYNDELHVTWHHKDAAIAFTDRIKSGVVGEQLWLQISEPTEKDKGKYAIEFFDGKGGLRRTVELAGQAFDDAFAEFQRLKSAAIAERNRARVAGGLPDVVTIQEGKALNLTCNISGDPVPEVTWLKNEREMVSDDHYILKFESGKFASFTITSVNTSDSGKYSILVKNKYGTESGDFTVSVFMPDEEKVSSSQTKKK; from the exons ATGCATACGCCAGAGTTTGTGATCAAGCCCCGTTCACACACTGTGTGGGAGAAACAGTGTGTGCGGCTGCACTGTACCATCACGGGATGGCCTGAACCACGCGTGGTGTG GTACAAGAACAATGTCTCCATTGACCCCATGGCCCACCCAGGGAAGTATAAACTGGAGAGCAGCTATAATGTTCACTCCCTGGAGATTAACAG GTGTGATTTTGATGACACTGCACAGTACCGCGTGTCCGCTATGAACAGCAAGGGCGAGAACGCCGCATACGCTTCTGTCGTCGTCAAAA GGTTCAAAGGAGAGCTGGATGAGTATCTGCCTACTCCCAGACAGC AAAGCAGAAGGTTCGGATGTGAAG TGCCCTGTCTGGAGTACGGTGTGACTTTTGAGACGCACATAGTTGAGAAGTTTGGAGTGGCGTTCGGCCGTGAGGGAGAGACTCTGAGTTTCGGCTGCAACGTCATCATCTATCCATCACTGCAGCGCTTTCAGCCGGAGATCGAGTGGTACAGAGATG ATAAACTGCTGGTGCCGTCTAAATGGATGCAGACGCACTGGAGCGGAGACAGAGCTACACTCACGCTCACACACCTCAACAAAGAGGACGAGGGGCTGTACACACTCCGCGTCATCACCAAATCTGGTTTTGAGACTCACTCCGCTTATGTGTTTGTTAGAG ATTGTGATGGTGAGGTTGCAGGTGCACCCGGAGCTCCTTTAGATGTACAGTGTCAGGAGGCCAATAAGGATTACGTCATCGTTACCTGGAAACAGCCAGCGGTGGATGGCGGGAGTCCCATCTTGGGCTACTTTGTTGACAG ATGTGAGGTTGGCACTACACATTGGGCTCAATGTAATGACACTCCGGTGAAGTTTGCTCGTTTCCCCGTCACCGGTCTGGTGGAGGGACGCAGCTACACCTTTCGTGTACGTGCGGTGAATAAGGCCGGTATGAGTCACCCGTCCCGTGTCTCTGAACCGGTAGCTGCCATGGACCCTGCTGATCGCGCACGGAAAG GTACATCTGCTCCCTGGACTGGTCAGATTATTGTAACTGAAGAAGAGCCTGTAG AGGGAGTCGTTCCCGGCCGACCTTGTGACCTCAGTGTCATTGAAGCCACTAAAAACTATGTGGTACTGAGCTGGAAGCCCCCGGGTGAGAAGGGTCATGAAGGGGTCATGTATTATGTTGAGAAG tgcGTTTCTGGCACAGACAGCTGGCAGCGAGTAAACACTGAAATCCCGGTGAAATCTCCACGCTTCGCTCTCTTCGATCTGGCGGAGGGCAAATCGTATTGCTTCCGTGTTCGCTGCTGTAACTCGGCTGGTGTCGGAGAACCATCAGAACCGACCGAAGCCACCACGGTTGGAGACAAACTGG atatcCCGTCAGCCCCTGGTCGTGTGGTGCCAACCCGCAACACGGACACGTCTGTGGTGGTTTCGTGGGAGGCGTCGCGTGATGCTAAAGAGCTGGTGGGCTACTACATCGAGACCAGCGTCGCTGGGAGCAATGCCTGGGAACCCTGCAACAACAAACCTGTGAAAGGCACCag GTTTATCTGTCATGGCCTGACCACGGGCGAGACATACGTCTTCCGTGTGCGAGCGGTGAATGCTGCAGGAATCAGTGATTTCTCACAAGAATCTGAAGCTATCGAAGTTAAAGCTGCTATTG GGGGCGGTATTCCTCACGGTGTGTGTCTGGAGTCAGTGGGTATTGGGGTGGCACTAACCCAGCACAGCTCTTGTGGAGTGGGCAGGCATGTGGCGTCTCACTCCTCCGCTGGCGCACCTTTAACACGCTTAGCTAACGGTATTGAGAGGGCCGAGGGAGGGGGTCAAGTAGGGCATCCACCCACCCTTAACGAGGGCAAACAGTGCAAGAGGGGGAACGTAGGGCCACCCGAACCCACTAATAAGCAGGAACCTGAAATAGCGAAACCGGCTGAGAACTGTAGCGCTGAATCGTGCACACCCGACTGTATTGAAACGGAGCCGGAAACAGGATCGGCCGACAATCGTAAGTGCTCGCTAAACTCGTCTGTGGAACCAGAGAAAGCAGAAGAACACGGGAGAGGACGAAGAGGATCAG CATCCCCTGCTCCTccctatggcatcactgtgttGGAAAGTGTGCGGGACTCGATGGTGTTGGCATGGAAACAGCCCACTTTCATTGGTGGCGCTGACATCACCGGCTACTTCATTGATTACCGTGAGGTCATAGGTGGAGTGCCGGGAAAATGGCACGAGGCGAACATCAAGTCCATCAGCGAGCGAGCGTATAGA GTGTCGGACCTGAAGGAGAACATGCTGTACCAGTTCCAGGTACGCGCTGCCAATATGGCTGGCGTGGGCATCCCATCTCAGCCCAGTGAGGTATTCAGATGTGAGGAGTGGACCATTGCTGTTCCTG GACCACCCCATGACCTCCAAATACAGGAGGTTCGAAAGGACGCTCTGGTGTTGCTATGGAAACCACCTGTGTACCAGGGCCGTGACGCTGTCAATGGATACTACGTTGATATTAAGGAGACTGATGCAGACTTTGAGATGTGGAGGGGTGTTAATGAGAAAGCCACTGATAAGAAGTACATGAAG ATCAAGGATCTAAAGGAGGGCGAGTCGTATGTGTTCCGCGTGCGAGCTCAGAACAAGGCTGGTGTAGGAAAAGCCTCAGAGACCACAGAACCGGTCAAGGCCGTGACTAAACCAG GTACTTCAGAGATCGTGGTGGAAGTTGATGACGATGGCGTCATTTCTCTGAACTTCCAGTGTTCGGAGCTCACTCCTGACTCCAAATTCATCTGGTCCAAGAATTATGAGGAGATGTCAGATTCTGACCGCATGACCCTGGAGACCAAGGGCAACAA GTCTAAAGCGATCTTTAAGACGCCTTCAGAAGAGGATCTGGGGATCTACTCTTGTGTGGTCACACACACTGATGGAGTGTCAGCCAGCTACACAATCACTGAAGAAG GTCTAAAGGATCTCCTGAAAATCAGCCACGAGCACAAGTTCCCTA TTATTCCTCTGAAGAGCGAGCTGGCCGTGGAGTTGCTGGAGAAGGGCAGAGTTCGCTTCTGGCTCCATGCGGAGAAGATGTCTGCCAACGGAAAAGTCGAATACGTGTTCAATGACAACATGATTTCCCAGGGAGAG AAATACAAGATGAACTTTGATAAAAACACAGGCATTATTGAAATGTTCATGGAGACTCTGAGCAAAGACGACGAGGGAACGTTCACTTTCCAACTTCAGGACGGCAAAGCCACTAATCAGTCCAGTCTGGTGTTGATCGGAGACG TCTTCAAGCAGTTACAGAAGGAATCAGAGTTCCAGAGGAAGGAATGGCACAGGAAACAGG GTCCACACTTTGTGGAGTATCTCAGTTATGAAGTAACACCTGAATGCTGTGTTAGACTGAAGTGCAAG GTTGGTAACATGAAGAAAGACTCTGTGGCTCTCTGGTATAAAGACGGACGTGAGATTAAAGTCAATGAGAAACTTGATTTCTCTGAAGGAGTGTTGACTCTGGAGATCGCTCAG ATCTCAAAGAAAGATGCCGGTGTCTATGAAGTGGTTGTGAAGGACGACAGAGGCAAAGACACATCAACCCTCAATCTCACTGACCAAG gATTTAAAGATTTGATGAATCAGGTCTTCAGTGTTATTG CCAACTCTTCCACTCCACTGAAGATTCAGAGCACTGAGGAGGGAATCAGACTTTACACCTTCGTCAGCTATTACAACGATGAGCTGCACGTCACCTGGCATCACAA ggacGCAGCGATCGCATTCACAGATCGCATTAAGAGCGGTGTGGTGGGCGAGCAGCTCTGGCTTCAGATTTCCGAACCCACTGAGAAAGACAAAGGGAAGTACGCCATCGAGTTCTTCGACGGTAAAGGAGGTCTGCGCAGGACCGTGGAACTGGCAGGACAGG CGTTCGATGATGCGTTTGCTGAATTTCAAAGACTCAA GTCTGCAGCCATCGCAGAGAGAA ATCGCGCTCGCGTGGCTGGTGGGCTGCCTGACGTCGTGACCATTCAGGAAGGAAAG GCTTTGAATCTGACCTGCAACATCTCAGGAGATCCGGTGCCCGAGGTCACCTGGCTGAAGAACGAGCGTGAGATGGTTTCTGATGATCACTACATCCTCAAATTCGAGTCTGGCAAGTTTGCCAGTTTCACCATCACCAGCGTCAACACGTCCGACTCCGGCAAATACAGCATCCTGGTGAAGAACAAGTACGGTACCGAGAGCGGCGATTTTACTGTAAGTGTCTTCATGCCAGACGAAGAAAAGGTGTCTTCATCGCAGACGAAGAAAAAATAA
- the myom1b gene encoding myomesin-1 isoform X2 encodes MSGSIPFYQKHHRHYDRGYRSRETESAISQYQQNSSSYSSRSSKSTQGIRAATYTALDEGGISPLPKRAKPTYLAMDKENQIIGYVVPIFRGSREFESGLSDTEEARAKESAGYLARRDLFTSGVKLERTEHKSRRTVMRESAERISLSKRIHENEEYHKRLNEDSLMHTPEFVIKPRSHTVWEKQCVRLHCTITGWPEPRVVWYKNNVSIDPMAHPGKYKLESSYNVHSLEINRCDFDDTAQYRVSAMNSKGENAAYASVVVKRFKGELDEYLPTPRQLPCLEYGVTFETHIVEKFGVAFGREGETLSFGCNVIIYPSLQRFQPEIEWYRDDKLLVPSKWMQTHWSGDRATLTLTHLNKEDEGLYTLRVITKSGFETHSAYVFVRDCDGEVAGAPGAPLDVQCQEANKDYVIVTWKQPAVDGGSPILGYFVDRCEVGTTHWAQCNDTPVKFARFPVTGLVEGRSYTFRVRAVNKAGMSHPSRVSEPVAAMDPADRARKGTSAPWTGQIIVTEEEPVEGVVPGRPCDLSVIEATKNYVVLSWKPPGEKGHEGVMYYVEKCVSGTDSWQRVNTEIPVKSPRFALFDLAEGKSYCFRVRCCNSAGVGEPSEPTEATTVGDKLDIPSAPGRVVPTRNTDTSVVVSWEASRDAKELVGYYIETSVAGSNAWEPCNNKPVKGTRFICHGLTTGETYVFRVRAVNAAGISDFSQESEAIEVKAAIGGGIPHGVCLESVGIGVALTQHSSCGVGRHVASHSSAGAPLTRLANGIERAEGGGQVGHPPTLNEGKQCKRGNVGPPEPTNKQEPEIAKPAENCSAESCTPDCIETEPETGSADNRKCSLNSSVEPEKAEEHGRGRRGSASPAPPYGITVLESVRDSMVLAWKQPTFIGGADITGYFIDYREVIGGVPGKWHEANIKSISERAYRVSDLKENMLYQFQVRAANMAGVGIPSQPSEVFRCEEWTIAVPGPPHDLQIQEVRKDALVLLWKPPVYQGRDAVNGYYVDIKETDADFEMWRGVNEKATDKKYMKIKDLKEGESYVFRVRAQNKAGVGKASETTEPVKAVTKPGTSEIVVEVDDDGVISLNFQCSELTPDSKFIWSKNYEEMSDSDRMTLETKGNKSKAIFKTPSEEDLGIYSCVVTHTDGVSASYTITEEGLKDLLKISHEHKFPIIPLKSELAVELLEKGRVRFWLHAEKMSANGKVEYVFNDNMISQGEKYKMNFDKNTGIIEMFMETLSKDDEGTFTFQLQDGKATNQSSLVLIGDVFKQLQKESEFQRKEWHRKQGPHFVEYLSYEVTPECCVRLKCKVGNMKKDSVALWYKDGREIKVNEKLDFSEGVLTLEIAQISKKDAGVYEVVVKDDRGKDTSTLNLTDQGFKDLMNQVFSVIANSSTPLKIQSTEEGIRLYTFVSYYNDELHVTWHHKDAAIAFTDRIKSGVVGEQLWLQISEPTEKDKGKYAIEFFDGKGGLRRTVELAGQAFDDAFAEFQRLKSAAIAERNRARVAGGLPDVVTIQEGKALNLTCNISGDPVPEVTWLKNEREMVSDDHYILKFESGKFASFTITSVNTSDSGKYSILVKNKYGTESGDFTVSVFMPDEEKVSSSQTKKK; translated from the exons ATGTCGGGATCCATACCGTTTTACCAGAAACATCATCGTCACTATGATCGTGGCTACCGTAGCCGGGAGACGGAGTCTGCTATTAGCCAATACCAGCAGAACTCCAGCAGTTATTCCTCACGTAGCAGCAAAAGCACACAGGG CATTAGAGCTGCCACATATACGGCACTAGATGAGGGGGGCATCAGCCCCCTGCCCAAGAGAGCCAAGCCCACCTATCTGGCCATGGACAAGGAGAACCAGATCATCGGTTATGTGGTGCCCATCTTCAGGGGCAG TCGTGAGTTTGAAAGCGGTCTGTCAGACACCGAGGAAGCACGCGCTAAAGAGAGCGCCGGATATCTGGCACGCCGTGACCTCTTCACTAGCGGCGTGAAGTTGGAGCGCACAGAACACAAGTCCCGCCGAACCGTCATGAGAGAGTCCGCCGAGCGCATCTCGCTTAGCAAAAGG ATTCATGAGAACGAGGAGTATCACAAGCGTCTGAACGAGGACAGCCTGATGCATACGCCAGAGTTTGTGATCAAGCCCCGTTCACACACTGTGTGGGAGAAACAGTGTGTGCGGCTGCACTGTACCATCACGGGATGGCCTGAACCACGCGTGGTGTG GTACAAGAACAATGTCTCCATTGACCCCATGGCCCACCCAGGGAAGTATAAACTGGAGAGCAGCTATAATGTTCACTCCCTGGAGATTAACAG GTGTGATTTTGATGACACTGCACAGTACCGCGTGTCCGCTATGAACAGCAAGGGCGAGAACGCCGCATACGCTTCTGTCGTCGTCAAAA GGTTCAAAGGAGAGCTGGATGAGTATCTGCCTACTCCCAGACAGC TGCCCTGTCTGGAGTACGGTGTGACTTTTGAGACGCACATAGTTGAGAAGTTTGGAGTGGCGTTCGGCCGTGAGGGAGAGACTCTGAGTTTCGGCTGCAACGTCATCATCTATCCATCACTGCAGCGCTTTCAGCCGGAGATCGAGTGGTACAGAGATG ATAAACTGCTGGTGCCGTCTAAATGGATGCAGACGCACTGGAGCGGAGACAGAGCTACACTCACGCTCACACACCTCAACAAAGAGGACGAGGGGCTGTACACACTCCGCGTCATCACCAAATCTGGTTTTGAGACTCACTCCGCTTATGTGTTTGTTAGAG ATTGTGATGGTGAGGTTGCAGGTGCACCCGGAGCTCCTTTAGATGTACAGTGTCAGGAGGCCAATAAGGATTACGTCATCGTTACCTGGAAACAGCCAGCGGTGGATGGCGGGAGTCCCATCTTGGGCTACTTTGTTGACAG ATGTGAGGTTGGCACTACACATTGGGCTCAATGTAATGACACTCCGGTGAAGTTTGCTCGTTTCCCCGTCACCGGTCTGGTGGAGGGACGCAGCTACACCTTTCGTGTACGTGCGGTGAATAAGGCCGGTATGAGTCACCCGTCCCGTGTCTCTGAACCGGTAGCTGCCATGGACCCTGCTGATCGCGCACGGAAAG GTACATCTGCTCCCTGGACTGGTCAGATTATTGTAACTGAAGAAGAGCCTGTAG AGGGAGTCGTTCCCGGCCGACCTTGTGACCTCAGTGTCATTGAAGCCACTAAAAACTATGTGGTACTGAGCTGGAAGCCCCCGGGTGAGAAGGGTCATGAAGGGGTCATGTATTATGTTGAGAAG tgcGTTTCTGGCACAGACAGCTGGCAGCGAGTAAACACTGAAATCCCGGTGAAATCTCCACGCTTCGCTCTCTTCGATCTGGCGGAGGGCAAATCGTATTGCTTCCGTGTTCGCTGCTGTAACTCGGCTGGTGTCGGAGAACCATCAGAACCGACCGAAGCCACCACGGTTGGAGACAAACTGG atatcCCGTCAGCCCCTGGTCGTGTGGTGCCAACCCGCAACACGGACACGTCTGTGGTGGTTTCGTGGGAGGCGTCGCGTGATGCTAAAGAGCTGGTGGGCTACTACATCGAGACCAGCGTCGCTGGGAGCAATGCCTGGGAACCCTGCAACAACAAACCTGTGAAAGGCACCag GTTTATCTGTCATGGCCTGACCACGGGCGAGACATACGTCTTCCGTGTGCGAGCGGTGAATGCTGCAGGAATCAGTGATTTCTCACAAGAATCTGAAGCTATCGAAGTTAAAGCTGCTATTG GGGGCGGTATTCCTCACGGTGTGTGTCTGGAGTCAGTGGGTATTGGGGTGGCACTAACCCAGCACAGCTCTTGTGGAGTGGGCAGGCATGTGGCGTCTCACTCCTCCGCTGGCGCACCTTTAACACGCTTAGCTAACGGTATTGAGAGGGCCGAGGGAGGGGGTCAAGTAGGGCATCCACCCACCCTTAACGAGGGCAAACAGTGCAAGAGGGGGAACGTAGGGCCACCCGAACCCACTAATAAGCAGGAACCTGAAATAGCGAAACCGGCTGAGAACTGTAGCGCTGAATCGTGCACACCCGACTGTATTGAAACGGAGCCGGAAACAGGATCGGCCGACAATCGTAAGTGCTCGCTAAACTCGTCTGTGGAACCAGAGAAAGCAGAAGAACACGGGAGAGGACGAAGAGGATCAG CATCCCCTGCTCCTccctatggcatcactgtgttGGAAAGTGTGCGGGACTCGATGGTGTTGGCATGGAAACAGCCCACTTTCATTGGTGGCGCTGACATCACCGGCTACTTCATTGATTACCGTGAGGTCATAGGTGGAGTGCCGGGAAAATGGCACGAGGCGAACATCAAGTCCATCAGCGAGCGAGCGTATAGA GTGTCGGACCTGAAGGAGAACATGCTGTACCAGTTCCAGGTACGCGCTGCCAATATGGCTGGCGTGGGCATCCCATCTCAGCCCAGTGAGGTATTCAGATGTGAGGAGTGGACCATTGCTGTTCCTG GACCACCCCATGACCTCCAAATACAGGAGGTTCGAAAGGACGCTCTGGTGTTGCTATGGAAACCACCTGTGTACCAGGGCCGTGACGCTGTCAATGGATACTACGTTGATATTAAGGAGACTGATGCAGACTTTGAGATGTGGAGGGGTGTTAATGAGAAAGCCACTGATAAGAAGTACATGAAG ATCAAGGATCTAAAGGAGGGCGAGTCGTATGTGTTCCGCGTGCGAGCTCAGAACAAGGCTGGTGTAGGAAAAGCCTCAGAGACCACAGAACCGGTCAAGGCCGTGACTAAACCAG GTACTTCAGAGATCGTGGTGGAAGTTGATGACGATGGCGTCATTTCTCTGAACTTCCAGTGTTCGGAGCTCACTCCTGACTCCAAATTCATCTGGTCCAAGAATTATGAGGAGATGTCAGATTCTGACCGCATGACCCTGGAGACCAAGGGCAACAA GTCTAAAGCGATCTTTAAGACGCCTTCAGAAGAGGATCTGGGGATCTACTCTTGTGTGGTCACACACACTGATGGAGTGTCAGCCAGCTACACAATCACTGAAGAAG GTCTAAAGGATCTCCTGAAAATCAGCCACGAGCACAAGTTCCCTA TTATTCCTCTGAAGAGCGAGCTGGCCGTGGAGTTGCTGGAGAAGGGCAGAGTTCGCTTCTGGCTCCATGCGGAGAAGATGTCTGCCAACGGAAAAGTCGAATACGTGTTCAATGACAACATGATTTCCCAGGGAGAG AAATACAAGATGAACTTTGATAAAAACACAGGCATTATTGAAATGTTCATGGAGACTCTGAGCAAAGACGACGAGGGAACGTTCACTTTCCAACTTCAGGACGGCAAAGCCACTAATCAGTCCAGTCTGGTGTTGATCGGAGACG TCTTCAAGCAGTTACAGAAGGAATCAGAGTTCCAGAGGAAGGAATGGCACAGGAAACAGG GTCCACACTTTGTGGAGTATCTCAGTTATGAAGTAACACCTGAATGCTGTGTTAGACTGAAGTGCAAG GTTGGTAACATGAAGAAAGACTCTGTGGCTCTCTGGTATAAAGACGGACGTGAGATTAAAGTCAATGAGAAACTTGATTTCTCTGAAGGAGTGTTGACTCTGGAGATCGCTCAG ATCTCAAAGAAAGATGCCGGTGTCTATGAAGTGGTTGTGAAGGACGACAGAGGCAAAGACACATCAACCCTCAATCTCACTGACCAAG gATTTAAAGATTTGATGAATCAGGTCTTCAGTGTTATTG CCAACTCTTCCACTCCACTGAAGATTCAGAGCACTGAGGAGGGAATCAGACTTTACACCTTCGTCAGCTATTACAACGATGAGCTGCACGTCACCTGGCATCACAA ggacGCAGCGATCGCATTCACAGATCGCATTAAGAGCGGTGTGGTGGGCGAGCAGCTCTGGCTTCAGATTTCCGAACCCACTGAGAAAGACAAAGGGAAGTACGCCATCGAGTTCTTCGACGGTAAAGGAGGTCTGCGCAGGACCGTGGAACTGGCAGGACAGG CGTTCGATGATGCGTTTGCTGAATTTCAAAGACTCAA GTCTGCAGCCATCGCAGAGAGAA ATCGCGCTCGCGTGGCTGGTGGGCTGCCTGACGTCGTGACCATTCAGGAAGGAAAG GCTTTGAATCTGACCTGCAACATCTCAGGAGATCCGGTGCCCGAGGTCACCTGGCTGAAGAACGAGCGTGAGATGGTTTCTGATGATCACTACATCCTCAAATTCGAGTCTGGCAAGTTTGCCAGTTTCACCATCACCAGCGTCAACACGTCCGACTCCGGCAAATACAGCATCCTGGTGAAGAACAAGTACGGTACCGAGAGCGGCGATTTTACTGTAAGTGTCTTCATGCCAGACGAAGAAAAGGTGTCTTCATCGCAGACGAAGAAAAAATAA